A section of the Thauera chlorobenzoica genome encodes:
- the acnB gene encoding bifunctional aconitate hydratase 2/2-methylisocitrate dehydratase translates to MLEAYRAHVAERAALGIPPLPLSKQQATELVELLKNPPAGEEAFLVELLTYRVPAGVDDAAKVKAEFLAKVAKGEETCALVSRAKATELLGTMLGGFNIKPLIDLLADGEVGAIAAEGLKKTLLMFDYFHDVKELSEAGNANARAVLQSWADAEWFTSRPEVPAAQKLTVFKVTGETNTDDLSPAPDAWSRPDIPLHALAMLKNPRPGITPEEAGVRGPVKFLEELRAKGNLVAYVGDVVGTGSSRKSATNSVLWFTGEDIPFVPNKRFGGVCLGSKIAPIFFNTMEDAGALPIEIDAGQMDMGDEIELKVDHASGKVTATKNGTVIAESQLKTLVILDEVRAGGRIPLIIGRGLTTKAREALGLPPSTLFRLPQNPADSGRGFSLAQKMVGRACGLAEGQGIRPGTYCEPKMTTVGSQDTTGPMTRDELKDLACLGFSADLVMQSFCHTAAYPKLVDVKMHRELPSFISTRGGVALRPGDGVIHSWLNRLLLPDTVGTGGDSHTRFPIGISFPAGSGLVAFAAATGVMPLDMPESVLVRFKGKLQPGVTLRDLVNAIPYYAIKQGLLTVEKKGKKNIFSGRVLEIEGLPDLKVEQAFELSDAAAERSAAACSVHLDKAPIIEYMRSNITLMKWMIANGYQDARTLGRRIKAMEAWIAKPELLKADADAEYAAVIEIDLADVTEPIVACPNDPDDVKLLSEVAGDKIDEVFIGSCMTNIGHFRAAGKVLDGKSDIPTRLWIAPPTKMDAMILNEEGYYGVLGKSGARMEMPGCSLCMGNQAQIRKGSTAMSTSTRNFPNRLGIDTRVYLGSAELAAVCALMGKIPSVAEYMAQVEVVNQKAGDIYRYMNFNEIAEFVDIAEKVEV, encoded by the coding sequence GTGCTTGAAGCTTACCGCGCCCATGTCGCCGAACGTGCCGCCCTCGGCATCCCGCCGCTGCCGCTGTCCAAGCAGCAGGCCACCGAGCTGGTCGAACTGCTGAAGAATCCCCCCGCCGGCGAGGAAGCCTTCCTCGTCGAGCTGCTGACCTATCGCGTGCCGGCCGGCGTGGATGACGCCGCCAAGGTCAAGGCCGAGTTCCTCGCCAAGGTCGCCAAGGGCGAGGAAACCTGTGCCCTGGTGTCGCGCGCGAAGGCCACCGAACTGCTCGGCACCATGCTCGGCGGTTTCAACATCAAGCCGCTGATCGACCTGCTCGCCGACGGTGAAGTCGGCGCTATCGCCGCCGAGGGCCTGAAGAAGACCCTGCTGATGTTCGACTACTTCCACGACGTCAAGGAGCTCTCCGAGGCCGGCAACGCCAACGCCCGCGCCGTGCTGCAGTCGTGGGCCGACGCCGAGTGGTTCACCAGCCGCCCGGAAGTGCCCGCTGCGCAGAAGCTGACCGTGTTCAAGGTCACCGGCGAGACCAACACCGACGACCTGTCGCCGGCGCCCGACGCCTGGTCGCGCCCCGACATCCCGCTGCACGCGCTGGCGATGCTGAAGAACCCGCGCCCCGGGATCACCCCGGAAGAAGCCGGCGTGCGCGGTCCGGTCAAGTTCCTCGAAGAGCTGCGCGCCAAGGGCAACCTGGTGGCCTACGTCGGTGACGTGGTCGGTACCGGTTCCTCGCGCAAGTCCGCCACCAACTCGGTGCTGTGGTTCACCGGCGAAGACATCCCCTTCGTGCCGAACAAGCGCTTCGGCGGCGTGTGCCTGGGCTCCAAGATCGCGCCGATCTTCTTCAACACCATGGAAGACGCCGGCGCGCTGCCGATCGAGATCGACGCCGGCCAGATGGACATGGGCGACGAGATCGAGCTCAAGGTCGACCACGCCAGCGGCAAGGTCACCGCGACCAAGAATGGCACCGTGATTGCCGAAAGCCAGCTCAAGACCCTGGTGATCCTCGACGAAGTGCGCGCCGGCGGCCGCATTCCGCTGATCATCGGCCGCGGCCTCACCACCAAGGCGCGCGAGGCGCTGGGCCTGCCGCCCTCCACCCTGTTCCGCCTGCCGCAGAACCCGGCCGACAGCGGCCGCGGCTTCTCGCTGGCGCAGAAGATGGTCGGCCGCGCCTGCGGCCTGGCCGAAGGCCAGGGCATCCGTCCGGGCACCTACTGCGAACCGAAGATGACCACCGTCGGCAGCCAGGACACCACCGGCCCGATGACCCGCGACGAGCTGAAGGACCTCGCCTGCCTCGGCTTCTCCGCCGACTTGGTGATGCAGTCCTTCTGCCACACCGCCGCCTACCCGAAGCTGGTCGACGTCAAGATGCACCGCGAGCTGCCGAGCTTCATCAGCACCCGCGGCGGCGTCGCCCTGCGCCCGGGCGACGGCGTGATCCACTCCTGGCTCAACCGCCTGCTGCTGCCCGACACCGTCGGCACCGGCGGCGACAGCCACACCCGCTTCCCGATCGGGATCTCGTTCCCGGCCGGCTCCGGCCTGGTGGCGTTCGCCGCCGCCACCGGGGTGATGCCGCTGGACATGCCCGAATCGGTGCTGGTGCGCTTCAAGGGCAAGCTGCAGCCGGGTGTGACGCTCCGTGACCTGGTCAACGCGATCCCCTACTACGCGATCAAGCAGGGCCTGCTCACGGTCGAGAAGAAGGGCAAGAAGAACATCTTCTCCGGCCGCGTGCTCGAGATCGAAGGCCTGCCCGACCTGAAGGTGGAACAGGCGTTCGAACTGTCCGACGCCGCCGCCGAACGTTCGGCCGCCGCCTGCTCGGTGCACCTGGATAAGGCGCCGATCATCGAGTACATGCGCTCGAACATCACCCTGATGAAGTGGATGATCGCCAACGGCTACCAGGACGCGCGCACCCTGGGCCGCCGCATCAAGGCCATGGAAGCGTGGATCGCCAAGCCCGAGCTGCTCAAGGCCGACGCCGACGCCGAATACGCCGCGGTGATCGAGATCGATCTGGCCGACGTCACCGAGCCGATCGTCGCCTGCCCGAACGACCCGGACGACGTGAAGCTGCTGTCCGAGGTCGCCGGCGACAAGATCGACGAAGTCTTCATCGGCTCGTGCATGACCAACATCGGCCACTTCCGCGCCGCGGGCAAGGTGCTGGACGGCAAGTCCGACATCCCGACCCGGCTGTGGATCGCCCCGCCGACCAAGATGGACGCCATGATCCTCAACGAGGAAGGCTACTACGGTGTGCTCGGCAAGTCCGGCGCGCGCATGGAGATGCCGGGCTGCTCGCTGTGCATGGGCAACCAGGCGCAGATCCGCAAGGGCAGCACCGCGATGTCGACCTCGACGCGCAACTTCCCCAACCGCCTCGGCATCGACACCCGCGTCTATCTGGGCTCGGCCGAGCTCGCCGCGGTGTGCGCGCTGATGGGCAAGATTCCGAGCGTGGCCGAGTACATGGCGCAGGTCGAGGTGGTCAACCAGAAGGCGGGCGACATCTACCGCTACATGAACTTCAACGAAATCGCGGAATTCGTTGATATTGCTGAGAAAGTTGAGGTTTGA
- the fic gene encoding protein adenylyltransferase Fic, with product MTFDPRKPYNDLPALPPQAEVESRAILKACIEARAAVAELKQAGELIPNQAVLINSIPLLEAQASSEIENIVTTADRLFQFADNRESLADPATKEALRYRTALREGFESLRRHPLTTRTAVDICRTIKGIDINIRKTPGTALMNDRSGEVIYTPPEGEARIRDKLSNWERFLHEAEHIDPLVRMAIGHYQFEAIHPFVDGNGRTGRVLNLLYLVEQGLLDIPVLYLSKAIIEAKQDYYRLLLNVSRDAAWEPWILFMLSAVRSTAHWTTSRIKAIRALIDETAERMKRDAPGIYSRELTELIFVQPYCRIANVVDAGIAQRQTASVYLKQLVDIGLLREMKAGREKLFINPHLIQALQSFDPEDA from the coding sequence ATGACCTTCGACCCGCGCAAACCATACAACGACCTTCCTGCTCTTCCCCCTCAGGCGGAAGTCGAGTCGCGGGCCATCCTGAAGGCTTGCATCGAGGCGCGTGCAGCCGTCGCCGAACTCAAGCAGGCCGGTGAGCTTATCCCCAACCAAGCCGTGCTGATCAACAGCATTCCCTTGCTGGAAGCCCAGGCAAGCTCGGAAATCGAGAACATCGTCACCACGGCGGATCGCCTTTTCCAGTTCGCCGATAACCGCGAATCCTTGGCCGACCCGGCGACGAAGGAGGCGCTCCGTTATCGGACGGCGCTGCGCGAGGGGTTTGAATCCCTGCGTCGTCATCCGCTCACGACCCGTACCGCAGTCGACATCTGCCGCACCATCAAGGGCATCGACATCAACATCCGCAAGACACCCGGCACGGCGCTGATGAACGACCGCAGCGGCGAGGTGATCTACACTCCGCCCGAAGGAGAGGCACGCATCCGCGACAAGCTCTCCAACTGGGAGCGCTTCCTGCACGAGGCCGAGCACATCGACCCGCTGGTACGCATGGCTATCGGCCACTACCAATTCGAGGCCATCCACCCCTTCGTCGACGGCAACGGCCGAACCGGTCGAGTGCTCAACCTGCTGTACCTGGTCGAGCAGGGCTTGCTCGACATCCCGGTGCTCTACCTCTCCAAGGCCATCATCGAAGCCAAGCAGGACTACTACCGGCTCCTGCTGAACGTCAGCCGGGATGCCGCTTGGGAGCCCTGGATACTGTTCATGCTCAGCGCGGTTCGCAGTACCGCACACTGGACAACATCCCGCATCAAGGCAATCAGGGCGCTCATCGATGAAACCGCAGAGCGGATGAAGCGGGACGCGCCCGGCATCTACTCCCGCGAACTGACCGAACTGATCTTCGTACAGCCCTACTGCCGCATCGCCAACGTCGTCGACGCCGGCATAGCCCAACGCCAGACGGCATCGGTCTATCTGAAGCAACTCGTCGACATCGGTCTCCTTCGCGAAATGAAGGCCGGACGGGAGAAGCTTTTCATCAACCCGCACCTGATTCAAGCGCTTCAGAGCTTCGACCCGGAAGACGCCTGA
- a CDS encoding sensor domain-containing protein — MKFLWVLTLLLLLALTGMIVRAVRSERRLREQNRRLEEVIWGTNAGTWEWNIETGETVFNARWAEILGYTLDEISPKTAATVRALSHPDDMKRFDRMVLHCFRHESETYECELRSRHKNGHWVWVLDWGRVVEWTPDGRARRMSGTRQDITVRKEAEALLAGERERLHTIFELMPIGIVLIDRDARVVECNSAATGMLGVARSQALARSITGQGWNAFRPDGEPMAPRHYVGLRALAEQRPLHHRSMEVRGPRGSLWLRVSATPLDHPRYGAVITHTDVTAQRDADARLRLAASVLGQASEGIVVTGADGRVVEVNDAFTTVTGFSRDEVQGKTLEIFESELHPREYFAGMRRAIRAHGHWQGELWSRRKDGEEYAVMLNVSAVRGLRGRTQNYVALLSDITPLKNQQKQLEHIAYHDALTNLPNRALFTDRLQQALAQCGRRGRQLAVAYIDLDGFKAVNDTHGHNAGDQLLVMIARRMRKVLREGDTLARLGGDEFAALLVDLESAADCEPVFERLLRAAAEPVAVGDLGLSVSASIGVALFPGQNAEPGFDAGQLMHRADLAMYLAKRTGKNAYRFFDAQAGCS, encoded by the coding sequence ATGAAATTTCTTTGGGTGCTTACTCTCCTGCTGCTGCTGGCGCTGACCGGCATGATCGTTCGCGCCGTGCGCAGCGAGCGCAGGCTGCGCGAGCAGAACCGGCGCCTCGAAGAGGTGATCTGGGGGACCAATGCCGGGACCTGGGAGTGGAACATCGAGACCGGGGAAACGGTATTCAACGCGCGCTGGGCGGAAATCCTCGGCTACACGCTCGACGAAATTTCGCCCAAGACCGCGGCCACGGTGCGTGCCCTTTCCCATCCGGACGACATGAAACGGTTCGACCGGATGGTGCTGCACTGTTTCCGCCATGAAAGCGAGACCTACGAGTGCGAGCTCCGCTCCCGGCACAAGAACGGGCACTGGGTCTGGGTGCTCGACTGGGGCAGGGTGGTCGAATGGACCCCCGATGGGAGGGCGCGGCGGATGTCGGGAACGCGCCAGGACATCACCGTGCGCAAGGAAGCGGAGGCGCTGCTCGCCGGTGAACGGGAGCGGCTGCACACGATTTTCGAGTTGATGCCGATCGGCATCGTGCTGATCGACCGCGACGCGCGCGTGGTCGAGTGCAACTCGGCAGCGACAGGAATGCTCGGCGTCGCCCGCTCCCAGGCACTCGCCCGCTCGATTACCGGACAAGGCTGGAACGCATTCAGGCCGGACGGCGAGCCCATGGCGCCGCGCCACTACGTGGGCCTGCGTGCCCTCGCCGAACAGCGCCCGCTCCATCATCGCAGCATGGAAGTGCGCGGCCCGCGGGGCAGTCTCTGGTTGCGGGTCAGCGCCACGCCGCTCGATCATCCCCGCTATGGGGCAGTGATCACCCACACCGACGTGACCGCGCAGCGCGACGCCGATGCCCGCCTGCGGCTTGCCGCGAGCGTGCTCGGCCAGGCCAGCGAAGGCATCGTCGTCACCGGCGCGGACGGCCGGGTGGTCGAAGTCAATGATGCGTTCACCACCGTGACCGGCTTCTCGCGCGACGAGGTGCAAGGCAAGACCCTGGAGATCTTCGAATCCGAACTGCATCCACGGGAATACTTCGCCGGAATGCGACGGGCGATCCGTGCCCATGGACATTGGCAGGGCGAGCTGTGGAGCCGGCGCAAAGACGGCGAGGAGTATGCAGTGATGCTCAATGTCAGTGCGGTGCGCGGCTTGCGCGGGCGGACGCAGAACTACGTGGCGCTGCTGAGCGACATCACGCCGTTGAAGAACCAGCAAAAACAGCTCGAACACATTGCCTATCACGATGCGCTGACCAATCTGCCCAACCGGGCGCTGTTTACCGATCGGCTGCAGCAGGCGCTTGCACAGTGCGGTCGCCGGGGGCGGCAACTGGCGGTCGCGTATATCGATCTGGACGGGTTCAAGGCGGTCAATGACACCCACGGCCACAACGCCGGGGACCAGCTTCTGGTGATGATTGCGCGCAGGATGAGGAAGGTGCTGCGCGAAGGCGATACCCTGGCCCGGCTCGGGGGAGACGAGTTCGCCGCGCTGCTCGTCGATCTGGAGTCCGCCGCCGACTGCGAGCCGGTGTTCGAGCGCCTGCTCCGGGCCGCCGCCGAACCGGTTGCGGTCGGCGACCTCGGTCTGAGCGTTTCGGCGAGTATCGGCGTCGCCCTTTTCCCGGGGCAGAACGCGGAGCCCGGCTTCGATGCAGGGCAGCTCATGCACCGAGCGGATCTGGCCATGTACCTGGCGAAGCGGACGGGCAAGAACGCGTATCGCTTCTTCGATGCGCAGGCAGGCTGTAGCTGA
- a CDS encoding lytic transglycosylase domain-containing protein translates to MRWPVRGPLAGNGDEPPCECGAGAGRRAADLRRLARTRRLARGGLLLSATAAADIYAFTDEKGVMHVSNVPQDRRYRLILRVPEAAAERRAGRHARAPVRRFQQQVAQAGQAHRVAPALIHAVISTESGYDPRARSHKGAMGLMQLMPETARRYCVDDPYDPAQNIRGGVAYLGDLMRKFNHDPTLALAAYNAGEAAVERHGNRIPPYAETRRYVPRVLDLYARYRRELPPSPENGAAAEDAPGADPCVRLVDGRRAAGSEGALN, encoded by the coding sequence GTGCGATGGCCTGTTCGCGGCCCCCTCGCCGGAAACGGCGATGAACCGCCGTGCGAGTGCGGGGCAGGCGCGGGACGACGGGCGGCGGACCTGCGCCGGCTGGCCCGCACTCGCCGCCTGGCTCGCGGGGGGCTGTTACTGTCCGCTACGGCTGCCGCTGATATCTACGCCTTCACCGATGAAAAAGGAGTGATGCATGTCAGCAATGTCCCGCAGGACCGGCGCTACCGCCTGATCCTGCGGGTACCCGAAGCCGCCGCCGAGCGGCGCGCCGGACGCCACGCGCGCGCGCCGGTCCGGCGCTTTCAGCAGCAGGTGGCGCAGGCTGGGCAGGCGCACCGGGTGGCGCCGGCGCTGATCCACGCCGTGATCAGCACCGAGTCAGGCTACGATCCGCGGGCCCGTTCGCACAAGGGGGCGATGGGCCTGATGCAGCTGATGCCGGAGACCGCACGCCGTTACTGCGTCGATGATCCGTATGATCCGGCGCAGAACATCCGCGGCGGCGTCGCCTACCTGGGGGACCTGATGCGCAAGTTCAACCACGATCCGACCCTCGCGCTGGCTGCATACAATGCCGGCGAGGCAGCGGTCGAGCGCCACGGCAACCGCATTCCACCCTATGCCGAAACACGCCGCTACGTGCCGCGTGTGCTCGATCTATACGCGCGCTATCGGCGCGAGCTGCCGCCATCGCCGGAGAACGGCGCGGCAGCGGAGGATGCGCCGGGAGCGGACCCCTGTGTGCGGCTGGTGGACGGTCGCCGAGCGGCGGGTAGCGAGGGGGCGCTGAATTGA
- a CDS encoding response regulator produces the protein MSNPGDIGDPIRVFIFDDHKIILWGLEHLIESAAPLMHWVGSADKRDEIVGRVLATSPDVVVLDVDVGEADGTEVVRHLVRESGARVLILTGRQDPDLYQRAMMCGASGVVQTQESPDTLLRAIERVAVGEVWLNRAVIGRVIEALAGGRRPQDDEALKIASLTDRERKIIAVAIENKGARNKVIADQLHISEHTLRNHLAAIYRKLGVNGRIELYLYAVSHGLNTHLC, from the coding sequence TTGAGCAATCCTGGCGATATCGGTGACCCGATCCGGGTTTTCATCTTCGATGACCACAAGATCATCCTGTGGGGGCTGGAGCACCTGATCGAAAGCGCCGCCCCGCTGATGCACTGGGTCGGCTCGGCGGATAAGCGCGACGAGATCGTCGGCCGCGTGCTGGCGACTTCGCCGGACGTGGTCGTGCTCGACGTGGACGTGGGTGAGGCCGATGGCACCGAAGTCGTGCGCCACCTGGTGCGCGAAAGCGGCGCGCGGGTGCTGATCCTGACCGGCAGGCAGGACCCCGACCTGTACCAGCGCGCGATGATGTGCGGGGCGAGCGGGGTGGTGCAGACCCAGGAAAGCCCCGATACCTTGCTGCGCGCGATCGAGCGGGTGGCGGTGGGCGAAGTCTGGCTCAACCGGGCGGTGATCGGGCGGGTCATCGAGGCGCTCGCCGGCGGTCGCCGTCCGCAGGACGACGAAGCCTTGAAAATCGCCAGCCTGACCGATCGCGAACGCAAGATCATCGCGGTCGCGATCGAGAACAAGGGCGCGCGCAACAAGGTCATCGCCGACCAACTCCACATCAGCGAGCACACCTTGCGCAACCACCTGGCGGCGATCTATCGCAAGCTGGGCGTCAACGGCCGCATCGAGCTGTACCTCTACGCCGTCAGTCACGGCCTCAATACCCACCTTTGCTGA
- a CDS encoding NEW3 domain-containing protein, whose amino-acid sequence MPCTPSLLRLHPSRLLSLLAAFALSIGLLSPSPAAHAAPEPAPALPSAAGASATLEGTLEVRIEDYPDLTHKTRHYLLTPAGERRELRYRGEPPGHLVSGAKVRARGRLADNLLALDDDNSLTQVSAAPSYSVGVQNTLVLLVNFSDNTSQPYTVSGAQTLMSTIDAFMRENSSERATVSSAVRGWYTLPLSSATCDIPNIKTHARTAATAAGVDLSAYTRFVYVFPRISACTWAGLAIVGGSPTDTWINGAFDQKTVAHELGHNLGLGHAHSLHCDQSPIGTTCSGYEYGDIEDTMGNSRGHFSAFGKERLGWLNGTDVPPITTVEASGSYVLEPFSTTGAGGAKALKVLRGIDPATGDPTYYYLEYRQPQGFDSFLAGVGNLTTGVTLRSASLSRGAFQLDMTPRSNTTAAAYDLMDGALAVGSRFTDSDAGVTIAVTWADASGAGVDVTFGKDSTCKRAAPAVLLSGPTQAVAAGTALSYTVAVSNNDSAACTSTSFSLARAVPTGWSGTLAANSLVLAPGSAASTTLTVASPTSASAGTYNVSATATHGASTSLSGSASSTYTVEAGSSSTELSATLTTDKSSYTLGDTVVSTAAVSAGGSPVAGASVSFTLTKADGKTMTQSVTTGSDGRAIHKYKLKRNDPAGSYQMASVATSSGKSLSNSASFTASR is encoded by the coding sequence ATGCCCTGCACACCATCCCTCCTTCGCCTCCACCCGTCACGCCTCCTGTCACTGCTCGCCGCCTTCGCCCTGTCGATCGGCCTGCTCTCACCCTCGCCCGCGGCCCATGCCGCCCCCGAGCCCGCGCCCGCACTCCCCAGCGCAGCCGGCGCATCGGCCACGCTCGAAGGCACCCTCGAAGTGCGGATCGAGGACTACCCCGATCTCACCCACAAGACCCGCCATTACCTGCTCACCCCCGCCGGCGAACGCCGCGAGCTCCGCTACCGCGGTGAGCCGCCCGGACATCTGGTTTCCGGCGCCAAGGTGCGCGCCCGCGGCCGGCTCGCAGACAACCTGCTCGCCCTCGACGACGACAACAGCCTCACCCAGGTGAGCGCCGCACCGAGCTACTCGGTAGGGGTGCAGAACACCTTGGTGCTGCTGGTGAACTTCAGCGACAACACCAGCCAGCCCTACACCGTCAGCGGCGCGCAGACCCTGATGAGCACGATCGACGCCTTCATGCGCGAGAACTCATCGGAACGAGCGACGGTCAGCAGCGCCGTCCGTGGCTGGTACACCCTGCCCCTGTCGAGCGCCACCTGCGATATCCCGAACATCAAGACCCACGCCCGCACCGCCGCCACCGCCGCCGGCGTCGATCTGTCGGCCTACACCCGCTTCGTCTATGTCTTCCCGCGCATTTCGGCGTGCACCTGGGCCGGGCTGGCGATCGTCGGCGGCAGCCCGACCGACACCTGGATCAACGGCGCCTTCGACCAGAAGACCGTCGCCCATGAGCTCGGCCACAACCTCGGCCTCGGCCATGCCCACAGCCTGCACTGCGACCAGTCGCCGATCGGCACCACCTGCAGCGGCTATGAATACGGCGACATCGAAGACACCATGGGCAATAGCCGCGGCCACTTCAGCGCCTTCGGCAAGGAACGCCTGGGCTGGCTCAATGGCACCGACGTACCGCCGATCACCACCGTCGAGGCCAGCGGCAGCTACGTGCTCGAACCCTTCTCCACCACCGGCGCGGGTGGGGCGAAGGCGCTCAAGGTTTTACGCGGCATCGACCCGGCAACCGGCGACCCCACCTACTACTACCTCGAATACCGCCAGCCGCAGGGCTTCGACAGCTTCCTTGCCGGCGTCGGCAACCTGACCACGGGCGTGACCCTGCGTAGCGCCAGCCTCTCGCGCGGCGCCTTCCAGCTCGACATGACCCCCCGCAGCAACACCACCGCCGCCGCCTACGACCTGATGGACGGCGCGCTCGCCGTCGGCAGCCGCTTCACCGACAGCGACGCCGGGGTGACCATCGCCGTGACCTGGGCCGATGCCAGCGGCGCCGGTGTCGATGTGACCTTCGGCAAGGACAGCACGTGCAAGCGCGCCGCTCCCGCCGTGCTGCTCTCCGGACCGACCCAGGCCGTGGCCGCCGGCACCGCGCTCAGCTACACCGTGGCGGTAAGCAACAACGACAGCGCGGCGTGCACCAGCACCAGCTTCAGTCTCGCACGCGCCGTGCCCACGGGCTGGAGCGGCACGCTGGCGGCGAACTCCCTCGTCCTCGCTCCCGGCAGCGCGGCCTCGACCACGCTGACGGTCGCTTCACCGACCAGCGCCAGTGCCGGCACCTACAACGTGAGCGCGACCGCGACCCACGGCGCCAGCACCAGCCTGAGCGGCAGCGCCAGCTCGACCTACACGGTCGAGGCCGGCAGCAGCAGTACCGAACTGAGCGCCACGCTCACCACCGACAAGAGCAGCTATACGCTGGGCGACACGGTGGTATCGACCGCTGCCGTCAGCGCCGGCGGCAGCCCGGTCGCGGGGGCTAGTGTCAGCTTCACGCTGACCAAGGCCGACGGCAAGACGATGACGCAAAGCGTCACCACCGGCAGCGACGGCCGCGCCATCCACAAGTACAAGCTCAAGCGTAACGACCCCGCCGGCAGCTATCAGATGGCAAGCGTCGCCACCAGCAGCGGCAAGTCGCTGAGCAATTCGGCCAGCTTCACCGCAAGCCGCTAG
- a CDS encoding DsbC family protein produces the protein MKLLIPPLAAAALLLMPLALPNPAHADEAAVRQRLGERLPNVKIDRLTPTPYPGLYEIYSSGVLLYTDEEVRYLLQGALIDAQTRQNLSNERLRELTAIDFDQLPLEHAIKIVKGDGTRRLAIFEDPDCPYCRQLENELDKVDNVTIHIFLYPIEQLHRGATEKSRKIWCAQDRAKAWLDAVRRGVVADNPGDCATPIEQLAEFGRRLRITGTPTLFFGDNNRVAGALPAPQIERLLGNPGAAAAAPAPPPRPAM, from the coding sequence ATGAAACTGCTCATCCCGCCCCTGGCCGCAGCGGCCCTGCTGCTGATGCCGCTCGCCCTCCCCAACCCTGCCCATGCCGACGAGGCGGCCGTCCGCCAGCGTCTCGGAGAGCGTCTGCCGAATGTGAAAATCGACCGGTTGACTCCGACCCCCTACCCCGGCCTCTACGAAATCTATTCCAGCGGCGTGCTGCTCTACACCGACGAAGAAGTCCGCTACCTGCTCCAGGGCGCCCTGATCGACGCCCAAACCCGGCAGAACCTGAGCAACGAGCGCCTGCGCGAGCTCACCGCGATCGACTTCGACCAGCTCCCGCTCGAACACGCGATCAAGATCGTCAAGGGCGACGGCACGCGCCGGCTGGCGATCTTCGAAGACCCGGACTGCCCATACTGCCGCCAGCTGGAAAACGAACTCGACAAGGTCGACAACGTCACCATCCACATCTTCCTGTATCCAATCGAGCAGCTGCACCGCGGCGCCACCGAAAAGTCGCGCAAGATCTGGTGTGCGCAGGACCGCGCCAAGGCCTGGCTGGACGCGGTGCGGCGCGGCGTGGTGGCAGACAATCCGGGCGATTGCGCGACGCCGATCGAGCAGCTCGCCGAGTTCGGCCGGCGGCTGCGCATCACCGGCACCCCCACCCTCTTCTTCGGCGACAACAACCGTGTCGCCGGCGCCCTTCCCGCGCCCCAGATCGAGCGCCTGCTCGGTAATCCAGGGGCCGCTGCCGCAGCCCCCGCTCCCCCGCCGCGGCCGGCAATGTAA
- a CDS encoding type II secretion system protein, with translation MARASLPQSLGPPAGFTYLGVLLLVAAMGALLASTGEIWRTVRQREAERELRFIGEEFRRAIGHYYESTPGPVKKFPPTLTDLLEDDRFPETRRYLRRIYRDPLTLRPEWGLIKAPDDGIAGIYSLSTDEPLGRLVPDAGTTEAGRAGSVIHTPAQDSAEDGAPPGYSGWTFVYSPPPAPPPRPAVPPAPGGRAAPGSFPPSRPNQGVLP, from the coding sequence ATGGCACGCGCATCCCTTCCGCAATCGCTCGGGCCGCCCGCCGGCTTCACCTACCTGGGAGTGCTCCTGCTGGTCGCCGCCATGGGGGCACTGCTCGCCAGCACGGGTGAAATCTGGCGCACCGTGCGCCAGCGCGAGGCCGAGCGCGAACTGCGCTTCATCGGCGAAGAGTTCCGCCGCGCCATCGGCCACTACTACGAAAGCACGCCGGGGCCGGTGAAGAAATTCCCCCCCACCCTCACCGACCTGCTCGAAGACGACCGCTTCCCCGAAACCCGGCGCTACCTGCGCCGGATCTACCGCGACCCCCTCACCCTGCGCCCCGAATGGGGCTTGATCAAGGCCCCCGACGACGGCATCGCCGGCATCTACAGCCTGTCTACCGACGAGCCGCTGGGGAGGCTGGTCCCGGACGCCGGCACAACCGAAGCGGGCCGCGCCGGATCGGTCATCCACACCCCAGCGCAGGATTCTGCCGAAGACGGCGCCCCACCCGGCTATTCCGGGTGGACGTTCGTCTATTCCCCGCCCCCGGCGCCCCCGCCTCGCCCCGCCGTCCCGCCCGCTCCGGGCGGACGGGCTGCGCCCGGGTCTTTCCCGCCATCGCGGCCCAATCAAGGAGTATTGCCATGA
- a CDS encoding type II secretion system protein, giving the protein MMRARPRAGFTLIELLVVMTIIATLLTLAVPRYFTSVERSKEAVLRTDLNVMREAIDKYYGDKGKYPDTLDELVSQRYLRALPRDPITDSRETWVVVPPEDPSLGGVYDVRSGAPGDSLEGEAYGDW; this is encoded by the coding sequence ATGATGCGAGCACGCCCCCGCGCGGGCTTCACCCTGATCGAACTGCTGGTGGTGATGACGATCATCGCCACCTTGCTCACCCTCGCCGTGCCGCGCTATTTCACCAGCGTCGAGCGCTCCAAGGAGGCCGTGCTCCGCACCGACCTCAACGTCATGCGCGAGGCGATCGACAAATACTATGGTGACAAGGGCAAATACCCCGACACCCTCGACGAGCTCGTCAGCCAGCGCTACCTGCGCGCATTGCCGCGCGACCCCATCACCGACAGCCGCGAGACCTGGGTCGTCGTTCCCCCCGAAGATCCGTCGCTGGGCGGCGTCTACGATGTCAGGAGCGGCGCCCCCGGCGACAGCCTCGAGGGCGAGGCCTACGGCGACTGGTGA